From the genome of Campylobacter lari:
CTATTTTAGAACTTTGAGTTGAACCAATACTTGCTTTGATAGACTGATTTGACTGTGCACCTACTTGGAATTCTTGATTTACAAAACCACCGCTTAATAACTGCTTACCATTGAATGAAGTTTGATTTGCAATATTATCAAGTTGCTCCATCAAACGATTTATATCAGCTTGAAGCATATTTCTTGTTTTGGTAG
Proteins encoded in this window:
- a CDS encoding flagellin N-terminal helical domain-containing protein, with amino-acid sequence TKTRNMLQADINRLMEQLDNIANQTSFNGKQLLSGGFVNQEFQVGAQSNQSIKASIGSTQSSKIGVTRFETGSMARESGVAQLTIKNYNGIDDFKFQPVVISTSVGTGMG